The stretch of DNA GATACTTGTGGAAGAACGAGCTTATGGGCTCTATGCTTCCGATGAAATTTTTGATCGATATAAATGGTATTTCCCCAGTGCTTCAGAAAGAAGTACTCCTAATATTTTATTTAATGGCTTAAACCAAAGGATCCATCATACCTCGACAACTTATTTGATTGTAAAAAGCAAAATCGAAACAGAACTCGCCAAGAATGCTAAAATTGCAATATCGGCAACAAGAGATAGTTATTCTACCACTAATACCATAAGTGGAACCATAACAAATATTAATTCTTATGCTTTAAGTAATTTGGTGATAAATGGAATGACTTTCAAAGATAGAGGGGAGACAGGACTAAGATATTGCGTTGCAGATATCTTTGAAGAGCAGAAAAAAACAGTAGCCACCCTCGAACCGGGAGAAAGTGTCAGTTTTTCCTTCTCTATTGACGGTTTTGATTGGGAGGGGAATGATATG from Candidatus Atribacteria bacterium encodes:
- a CDS encoding DUF2393 domain-containing protein: MKKLLLILSVIGLVTCLLVGCTPTAPSEGEGEGEGEDELSRVVLVEMFSQFGCTYCEIAEPILDQLAEEYSRDEMILVEERAYGLYASDEIFDRYKWYFPSASERSTPNILFNGLNQRIHHTSTTYLIVKSKIETELAKNAKIAISATRDSYSTTNTISGTITNINSYALSNLVINGMTFKDRGETGLRYCVADIFEEQKKTVATLEPGESVSFSFSIDGFDWEGNDMHGVIFVQETESDKKEIFQSFYIN